In a genomic window of Enterobacter asburiae:
- the deoR gene encoding DNA-binding transcriptional repressor DeoR, with amino-acid sequence METRRDDRIAQLLQALKRSDKLHLKEAANLLGVSEMTIRRDLNSDSAPVVLLGGYIVLEPRSASHYLISDQKTRLVDEKRKAARLAATLVQPHQTLFFDCGTTTPWIIEAIDSSIPFTAVCYSLNTFLALQEKPECRVILCGGEFHASNAIFKPLNLQDTLSNLCPDIAFYSAAGVNVRQGATCFNLEELPVKHWALSAAQYHVLVVDHSKFGKVRSARMGELAQFDAIVSDCRPDDEIVAHAKAQQVKLMY; translated from the coding sequence ATGGAAACACGTCGCGATGACCGCATTGCTCAGCTGCTACAGGCGCTGAAGCGCAGCGATAAGCTGCATCTTAAGGAAGCCGCCAACCTCCTCGGCGTCTCAGAGATGACCATTCGTCGGGATCTGAACAGCGACAGCGCTCCCGTGGTGCTGCTGGGCGGGTATATTGTGCTTGAGCCGCGTAGCGCCAGCCATTATCTGATCAGCGACCAGAAGACGCGGCTGGTGGACGAGAAACGCAAAGCCGCGCGCCTTGCGGCCACGCTGGTACAGCCGCACCAGACGCTGTTTTTTGACTGCGGAACGACCACGCCGTGGATTATCGAAGCCATCGACAGCAGCATTCCTTTTACCGCCGTGTGCTACTCCCTCAACACCTTTCTGGCGCTTCAGGAGAAACCCGAGTGCAGGGTAATCCTCTGCGGCGGCGAGTTTCACGCCAGCAACGCCATCTTCAAGCCGCTTAACCTGCAGGACACGCTCAGCAATTTATGCCCGGACATCGCGTTTTATTCTGCCGCAGGCGTGAACGTGCGCCAGGGTGCAACCTGCTTTAATCTGGAAGAGCTGCCGGTGAAGCACTGGGCGTTAAGCGCCGCGCAGTACCATGTGCTGGTGGTCGATCACAGTAAGTTTGGCAAGGTGCGTTCGGCAAGAATGGGCGAGCTGGCGCAGTTTGACGCCATCGTCAGCGATTGCCGCCCGGACGACGAGATTGTAGCCCATGCAAAGGCGCAGCAGGTGAAGTTGATGTATTAA
- the dacC gene encoding serine-type D-Ala-D-Ala carboxypeptidase, with translation MTRKMTSLRSLAAGSALLFLFAPTLYAAEQAAPEAPPVDARAWILMDYSSGKVLAEGNADEKLDPASLTKIMTSYVVGQALKAGKIKLDDMVTIGKDAWATGNPALRGSSVMFLKPGDQVSVSDLNKGVIIQSGNDACIALADYVAGSQDSFIGLMNGYAQKLGLTNTTFKTVHGLDAPGQFSTARDMALLGKALIHDVPDEYAIHKEKEFTFNKIRQPNRNRLLWSSNVNVDGMKTGTTAGAGYNLVASATQGDMRLISVVLGTKTDRIRFNESEKLLTWGFRFYETVTPIKPDATFVSQRVWFGDKSEVNLGAGEAGSVTIPRGQLKNLKASYTLTDPQLTAPLKKGQVVGTIDFQLNGKSIEQRPLIVMEAVEEGGFFSRMWDFVMMKFHGWFGSWFS, from the coding sequence ATGACGCGAAAAATGACTTCTCTGCGCAGCCTGGCGGCAGGCTCTGCGCTCCTTTTCCTGTTTGCACCAACGCTCTACGCGGCTGAACAGGCTGCGCCCGAAGCGCCGCCTGTGGACGCGCGCGCCTGGATCCTGATGGACTACTCCAGCGGTAAAGTGCTGGCGGAAGGCAATGCCGATGAGAAACTCGATCCGGCGAGCCTGACCAAAATCATGACCAGCTATGTCGTCGGGCAGGCGTTAAAAGCGGGCAAGATCAAGCTGGACGATATGGTTACCATCGGGAAGGATGCCTGGGCGACCGGTAACCCGGCGCTGCGCGGCTCGTCGGTGATGTTCCTGAAGCCTGGCGATCAGGTCTCCGTCTCCGATCTGAATAAAGGGGTAATCATTCAGTCGGGAAATGATGCGTGCATCGCGCTGGCCGATTACGTTGCCGGCAGCCAGGATTCTTTCATTGGTTTGATGAATGGCTACGCGCAGAAGCTCGGCTTAACCAACACCACCTTCAAAACGGTTCACGGTCTGGATGCGCCGGGACAATTCAGTACCGCGCGCGACATGGCGCTGCTGGGGAAAGCGCTGATCCACGACGTGCCGGATGAATATGCCATCCACAAAGAGAAAGAGTTTACCTTCAACAAAATTCGCCAGCCGAACCGCAACCGTCTGCTGTGGAGCAGCAACGTCAACGTGGACGGAATGAAGACCGGCACTACGGCCGGTGCGGGCTATAACCTGGTGGCCTCCGCGACGCAGGGCGATATGCGTCTGATCTCGGTGGTGCTGGGCACCAAAACCGACCGCATCCGCTTTAATGAATCAGAAAAACTGCTGACCTGGGGCTTCCGCTTCTATGAAACCGTGACGCCGATTAAACCGGATGCCACGTTCGTCAGCCAGCGCGTCTGGTTTGGTGACAAGAGCGAGGTGAATCTGGGGGCAGGTGAGGCCGGTTCCGTGACCATTCCGCGCGGCCAGCTGAAAAACCTGAAGGCCAGCTATACCCTGACTGACCCGCAGCTCACCGCGCCGCTGAAAAAAGGCCAGGTGGTCGGGACGATTGATTTCCAGCTAAACGGCAAGTCGATTGAACAGCGTCCGCTGATTGTGATGGAAGCGGTAGAAGAGGGCGGTTTCTTTAGCCGGATGTGGGATTTCGTGATGATGAAATTCCACGGGTGGTTTGGCAGCTGGTTTAGTTAA
- a CDS encoding phosphatase PAP2 family protein, which yields MALTSSRSELSNLQTNKTKRLYRLPPRFYGYQLLVLIVLAVVFTWLSRNEAFDRWITGFWYDAATQTFPLQKDHLLDLLNHRLAKYIAIALGAMALFYGAYKRNARLVTAALLMGLGALVVGVLKSMSHHSCPWDLVEYGGKAVSYPLFSSVPADSGPGRCFPGGHSSSGFMVMGLFFAFWRKRPRLAWSFVALGVLLGLAMGFGQVMRGAHFFSHNLWAGWWVWFSQVAVYGLVSTRFAKE from the coding sequence ATGGCACTCACCTCCAGCCGTTCAGAATTGTCTAACTTACAGACAAATAAGACAAAACGACTTTACCGCTTACCGCCCCGCTTTTATGGTTATCAGCTTTTAGTGCTGATAGTCCTTGCCGTGGTGTTTACGTGGCTATCGCGCAATGAAGCGTTCGACAGATGGATCACCGGCTTTTGGTATGACGCGGCGACACAGACTTTCCCGCTGCAAAAAGACCACCTGCTGGATCTGCTGAACCATCGTCTGGCGAAGTACATTGCGATCGCCTTAGGCGCCATGGCGCTGTTTTACGGCGCTTATAAACGTAATGCAAGGCTGGTCACCGCTGCGCTGCTGATGGGGCTTGGCGCGCTGGTGGTCGGCGTGCTGAAAAGCATGAGCCACCATAGCTGTCCGTGGGATCTGGTGGAATATGGCGGTAAGGCCGTGTCTTATCCTCTGTTCAGTTCCGTTCCGGCAGACAGCGGTCCGGGGCGCTGTTTCCCAGGAGGTCATTCCTCCAGCGGCTTTATGGTGATGGGGCTGTTTTTTGCCTTCTGGCGCAAGCGTCCGCGTCTCGCCTGGAGTTTTGTTGCCCTCGGCGTGCTGCTCGGTCTGGCGATGGGCTTCGGCCAGGTCATGCGCGGGGCACATTTTTTCTCTCACAACCTGTGGGCCGGGTGGTGGGTCTGGTTTTCCCAGGTGGCAGTCTACGGGCTGGTTTCCACCCGGTTTGCAAAAGAGTGA
- a CDS encoding glutathione S-transferase family protein has product MITLWGRNNSTNVKKVLWTLEELDLPFNQIMAGMSFGVNKEADYLAMNPNGLVPLLRDDETDATLWESNTIVRYLAAQYGLGRLWVENPAQRAQGEKWMDWANQTLSPVHRVILMGLVRTPEAERDYPAIHAAQDACENLFAMMDDELANHAWFSGEAFGVGDIAVAPFVWNLTNLGLKWTPRPHLERWLKQLSDRPAYRNVVMIPVT; this is encoded by the coding sequence ATGATTACGCTGTGGGGCAGGAACAATTCGACCAACGTTAAGAAAGTGCTCTGGACGCTGGAAGAGCTGGATTTACCGTTTAATCAAATCATGGCTGGCATGTCGTTCGGCGTGAACAAAGAGGCCGACTATCTGGCCATGAACCCGAACGGCCTGGTGCCGCTGCTGCGGGATGACGAAACAGACGCGACGCTTTGGGAGTCCAACACCATTGTGCGTTACCTCGCCGCCCAGTACGGTCTTGGCCGCCTGTGGGTTGAAAACCCGGCGCAGCGCGCCCAGGGTGAGAAGTGGATGGACTGGGCAAACCAGACGCTCTCCCCCGTTCACCGCGTGATCCTGATGGGGCTGGTGAGGACCCCTGAAGCCGAGCGCGACTACCCTGCTATTCATGCCGCGCAGGATGCCTGCGAAAACCTGTTTGCCATGATGGATGACGAACTGGCGAACCACGCCTGGTTCTCCGGTGAGGCGTTCGGCGTGGGTGATATTGCCGTTGCGCCGTTCGTGTGGAACCTGACCAACCTCGGTCTGAAGTGGACCCCGCGCCCGCACCTTGAGCGCTGGCTTAAACAGCTGAGCGATCGCCCGGCATACCGTAACGTGGTGATGATCCCGGTCACCTGA
- the ybjG gene encoding undecaprenyl-diphosphate phosphatase — protein MLENLNYQLFYLINATPASPEWMIDFATFLAKDLISIVPALAAILWLWGPRSQVKAQRQLVIKVAMALGVSVLVSYILGHAFPHDRPFVDRIGYTFLHHAPDDSFPSDHGTVIFTFALAFLFWHRLWSGAVLMVAALAIAWSRVYLGVHWPLDMVGGFLVGLIGCVSAAILWSLFGEALYRTLSSLYRAIFAIPIRKGWIRD, from the coding sequence ATGCTAGAGAATCTGAATTATCAGCTGTTTTATCTGATCAACGCCACCCCGGCCTCGCCAGAGTGGATGATCGATTTTGCCACCTTTCTGGCGAAAGACCTTATCAGTATTGTGCCTGCGCTGGCAGCCATTCTCTGGCTGTGGGGGCCCCGCAGCCAGGTCAAGGCGCAGCGCCAGCTGGTGATTAAAGTGGCGATGGCACTCGGAGTAAGCGTACTGGTCAGCTATATTCTCGGCCACGCGTTCCCGCACGATCGTCCGTTTGTCGATCGCATCGGCTATACCTTCCTGCACCACGCGCCGGATGACTCCTTCCCGAGCGATCACGGTACGGTTATCTTCACCTTCGCGCTGGCTTTCCTGTTCTGGCATCGCCTGTGGTCTGGTGCAGTCCTGATGGTGGCGGCCCTGGCAATCGCCTGGTCTCGCGTTTACCTGGGCGTTCACTGGCCGCTCGATATGGTGGGCGGTTTCCTGGTCGGGCTGATTGGCTGCGTGAGCGCGGCTATCCTGTGGAGCCTCTTCGGTGAAGCGCTCTACCGCACGCTGTCTTCACTCTATCGTGCCATTTTCGCTATCCCGATCCGCAAAGGCTGGATACGTGACTAA